Proteins found in one Bacillota bacterium genomic segment:
- the scpB gene encoding SMC-Scp complex subunit ScpB, which yields MNPLAQALEAALFAAARSVSLEELARATGVGAAAVEAALQELEEALAGHGIQLERVAGGWRLVTRPALAGPVRAVLDADPPSLSRSALETLAIVAFRQPVTRAQVEELRGVHSEHALRTLLDAGLIEEVGRKEAPGRPILYGTTRRFLEHFGLERPEDLRAALEGDGAAGRRQLELPAARAGTRGDGGPLPAANGEAAG from the coding sequence ATGAACCCGCTGGCGCAGGCGCTGGAGGCGGCGCTCTTCGCGGCGGCGCGCTCGGTCAGCCTGGAGGAGCTGGCGCGGGCGACCGGGGTCGGCGCCGCCGCCGTGGAGGCGGCGCTGCAGGAGCTGGAGGAGGCGCTGGCGGGGCACGGCATCCAGCTGGAGCGCGTGGCCGGCGGCTGGCGCCTGGTCACGCGCCCGGCCCTGGCCGGCCCGGTCCGGGCGGTGCTCGACGCCGACCCGCCCAGCCTCTCGCGCTCGGCCCTGGAGACGCTGGCCATCGTCGCCTTCCGCCAGCCGGTCACCCGCGCCCAGGTGGAGGAGCTGCGCGGCGTCCACTCCGAGCACGCCCTCCGCACCCTCCTCGACGCCGGACTGATCGAGGAGGTGGGGCGGAAGGAGGCACCCGGGCGCCCCATCCTCTACGGCACCACGCGGCGCTTCCTGGAGCACTTCGGGCTGGAGCGCCCGGAGGACCTGCGGGCCGCGCTGGAGGGGGACGGCGCGGCCGGGCGCCGGCAGCTGGAGCTGCCCGCCGCCCGCGCCGGCACCCGGGGCGACGGTGGACCGCTCCCGGCCGCGAATGGCGAGGCGGCCGGGTAG
- a CDS encoding ScpA family protein, producing MTGPLLRLDQFEGPLDLLLRLLESRQLEITEVSLAAVTDQFLAYLEAEPQPDPDQAADFAVIASRLLELKARALLPDAPAAEPEAPEEAEPEVEEPPADLVEQVARYRSFRDAAERLRAWAEERRDLVARAAPERLAPPDPGQLLDGLTLDRLLEAFRTVWQEASRTRAAAAPVHLEPLRLTVREEARRLLELARRLASFPFSACFRSRERRQVVVTFLALLELVQRRQLEAVQEAPGEEILIRYRPAGEADQASEA from the coding sequence GTGACCGGGCCGCTACTGCGTCTTGACCAGTTCGAGGGGCCGCTCGACCTGCTCCTCCGCCTTCTGGAGAGCCGCCAGCTGGAGATCACGGAGGTCTCGCTGGCGGCGGTGACCGACCAGTTCCTGGCCTACCTCGAGGCGGAGCCGCAGCCCGATCCCGACCAGGCGGCGGACTTCGCCGTCATCGCCTCGCGGCTCCTGGAGCTGAAGGCACGGGCGCTCCTGCCCGACGCCCCCGCCGCCGAGCCGGAGGCGCCCGAGGAAGCGGAGCCCGAGGTGGAGGAGCCGCCCGCCGACCTGGTGGAACAGGTCGCCCGCTACCGGAGCTTTCGCGACGCCGCCGAGCGGTTGCGCGCCTGGGCCGAGGAGCGCCGGGACCTGGTCGCCCGGGCGGCACCGGAGCGGCTGGCTCCGCCCGATCCCGGCCAGCTGCTCGACGGCCTCACCCTCGACCGCCTCCTGGAAGCCTTCCGGACCGTCTGGCAGGAGGCGAGCCGGACGCGCGCCGCCGCGGCGCCGGTCCATCTCGAGCCGCTCCGCCTCACCGTGCGCGAGGAGGCGAGGCGGCTGCTGGAGCTGGCACGCCGGCTCGCCTCCTTCCCGTTCTCGGCCTGCTTCCGGAGCCGCGAGCGCCGCCAGGTGGTGGTCACCTTCCTGGCGCTGCTGGAGCTGGTCCAGCGCCGCCAGCTGGAGGCGGTCCAGGAGGCGCCGGGGGAGGAGATCCTGATCCGCTACCGCCCGGCCGGGGAAGCGGATCAGGCGTCGGAGGCATGA
- the lysA gene encoding diaminopimelate decarboxylase → MARLPFPADWGDLDVGADGHLLIEGRDAVDLARRYGTPLYVFQESTFRRRCRAFRAAWAPFRGEVAYAAKAFLSVGLVHILQQEGLALDVVSSGELRTALAGGFDAARIYFHGNNKSDRELALALETGVGHVVVDNAWELDRLAALARQKGRRATILLRVAPGIEAHTHSYVRTGQQDSKFGFDLASGQALEAALQAASDPWLELEGFHAHIGSQILEIQPYLEETDLLLDLALELQRRSGFRIRRLDVGGGFGVAYLPGQGAPPVPETLARIGAHAVEGAARRGLGRIALTCEPGRSLAAPSMVALYRVGSIKRVPGLPAYVAVDGGMGDNPRPALYGAGYAVVAAGAADREGGERVRVVGKYCESGDFLVQEARLPGLEPGDVLALPASGAYQVSMASNYNRFPRPGVLALGPDGHADWLLRPETEEELWARDAVPGWIEGRVTDDGDRAATAS, encoded by the coding sequence ATGGCGCGTCTGCCCTTTCCGGCCGACTGGGGCGACCTGGACGTCGGCGCCGACGGCCACCTCCTGATCGAGGGCCGGGACGCCGTCGATCTCGCCCGCCGGTACGGGACCCCGCTCTATGTCTTCCAGGAGAGCACCTTCCGCCGCCGCTGCCGCGCCTTCCGGGCCGCCTGGGCGCCCTTTCGCGGCGAGGTGGCGTACGCGGCCAAAGCCTTTCTCTCGGTCGGCCTGGTCCACATCCTGCAGCAGGAAGGGCTGGCGCTGGACGTGGTCTCCTCCGGCGAGCTGCGCACCGCCCTGGCGGGCGGCTTCGACGCTGCGCGCATCTACTTCCACGGCAACAACAAGTCCGACCGCGAGCTGGCCCTGGCGCTGGAGACCGGCGTCGGCCACGTGGTGGTGGACAACGCCTGGGAGCTGGACCGGCTGGCCGCCCTGGCGCGCCAGAAGGGGCGCCGCGCCACCATCCTCCTCCGGGTCGCCCCCGGCATCGAGGCGCACACGCACAGCTACGTCCGCACCGGCCAGCAGGACTCCAAGTTCGGCTTCGACCTGGCCAGCGGGCAGGCGTTGGAGGCGGCGCTCCAGGCGGCCTCCGACCCCTGGCTCGAGCTGGAGGGCTTCCACGCCCACATCGGCTCGCAGATCCTGGAGATCCAACCCTACCTGGAAGAGACGGACCTGCTCCTGGACCTCGCCCTGGAACTCCAGCGGCGGAGCGGCTTCCGGATCCGGCGGCTGGACGTGGGCGGCGGCTTCGGCGTCGCCTACCTGCCCGGGCAGGGCGCGCCGCCCGTGCCCGAGACCCTGGCCCGGATCGGCGCCCACGCGGTGGAGGGTGCGGCCCGGCGGGGGCTCGGCCGGATCGCGCTCACCTGCGAGCCCGGGCGAAGCCTGGCGGCGCCCAGCATGGTCGCCCTCTACCGGGTGGGGAGCATCAAGCGCGTCCCCGGCCTGCCCGCCTACGTCGCGGTGGACGGCGGCATGGGCGACAACCCGCGGCCGGCCCTCTACGGCGCCGGCTACGCGGTGGTGGCGGCGGGCGCCGCCGACCGGGAGGGCGGCGAGCGGGTCCGGGTGGTGGGGAAGTACTGCGAGAGCGGCGACTTCCTGGTCCAGGAGGCGCGCCTGCCCGGGCTCGAGCCGGGAGACGTCCTCGCCTTGCCCGCCTCGGGCGCCTACCAGGTGAGCATGGCCTCCAACTACAACCGCTTCCCCCGCCCCGGCGTGCTGGCGCTGGGGCCGGACGGTCACGCGGACTGGCTGCTCCGCCCGGAGACCGAGGAAGAGCTCTGGGCGCGGGACGCCGTGCCCGGCTGGATCGAGGGACGGGTGACCGACGACGGTGACCGGGCCGCTACTGCGTCTTGA
- a CDS encoding spore germination protein yields the protein MTETGQGAPRGHSGSTETAGRGKDWALEKVPASLATVRRTLDRELGSSFDIIKEELEVAGRQALIVGIDGLVDQPTLQQAVRKLLQAKPPEGGKLDADRLIREDIPFMEAQAESSWAQVMMEILSGGAVLFVDGLEQAILIDVRGYPARQPSEPDLEKVLRGPKDGFVETIIKNTALVRRRLRDKNLRIETFFLGRRSQTQVAMLYIKDITQPDLVDQVRRRLNGVRIDALPMAERSVEEFLEAREQAWFPFPLVRHTERPDVVAAQLLEGQIAILVDTSPVAMLLPATLPQLMQHPEEFHETSVPGMAVRFARYLGLLVAWSLVPVWILLATHVHDLPGWLHWIGPKKPGSLPLAAQFLIAETGLEFIRLALIHTPNALSTSLGVIGAVLVGQLAVSVGLFTAEVILYATVAAVGTFTIPSPELGNSVRLMRIFLILLVWIGDWYGLAVGALAEFAWVLRGRSFGVPYLWPYLPPDWASLRNVALRLPAPRTRQRPARLQPVDPDRQPAMQPAGRRLPQIRLRRRLPGQRN from the coding sequence GTGACCGAGACGGGTCAAGGGGCCCCGAGGGGCCATTCCGGGAGCACCGAGACGGCGGGCCGGGGGAAGGACTGGGCCCTGGAGAAGGTGCCGGCCTCCCTGGCCACGGTCCGCCGCACCCTCGACCGGGAGCTGGGGAGCAGCTTCGACATCATCAAGGAAGAGCTGGAGGTGGCGGGGCGGCAGGCGCTGATCGTGGGCATCGACGGCCTGGTCGACCAGCCGACGCTCCAGCAGGCGGTGCGCAAGCTCCTCCAGGCCAAGCCTCCCGAGGGCGGGAAGCTGGATGCGGACCGGTTGATCCGGGAGGACATCCCCTTCATGGAGGCGCAGGCCGAGTCGAGCTGGGCGCAGGTGATGATGGAGATCCTCTCGGGCGGCGCCGTCCTCTTCGTCGACGGCCTGGAGCAGGCGATCCTGATCGATGTCCGCGGGTACCCGGCGCGCCAGCCCTCCGAGCCGGACCTGGAGAAGGTCCTGCGCGGGCCCAAGGACGGTTTCGTCGAGACCATCATCAAGAACACGGCGCTGGTCCGGCGACGGCTCAGGGACAAGAACCTGCGCATCGAGACCTTCTTCCTGGGGCGCCGTTCGCAGACGCAGGTGGCCATGCTCTACATCAAGGACATCACCCAGCCCGACCTGGTCGACCAGGTGCGCCGGCGCTTGAACGGCGTCCGCATCGACGCGCTGCCCATGGCCGAGCGGAGCGTGGAGGAGTTCCTGGAGGCCCGGGAGCAGGCCTGGTTCCCCTTTCCCCTCGTCCGCCACACCGAGCGCCCCGACGTGGTCGCCGCCCAGCTCCTGGAGGGGCAGATCGCCATCCTGGTGGACACCTCCCCGGTGGCCATGCTCCTCCCGGCCACGCTGCCGCAGCTGATGCAGCACCCGGAGGAGTTCCACGAGACCTCGGTGCCGGGCATGGCCGTCCGTTTCGCCCGCTACCTGGGACTCCTCGTGGCCTGGAGCCTGGTCCCCGTCTGGATCCTGCTGGCCACCCACGTCCACGACCTGCCCGGCTGGCTGCACTGGATCGGCCCGAAGAAGCCGGGGTCGCTGCCGCTGGCGGCGCAGTTCCTGATCGCCGAGACGGGCCTGGAGTTCATCCGCCTGGCGCTCATCCACACGCCCAACGCCCTCTCCACCTCGCTGGGCGTCATCGGCGCCGTCCTGGTCGGCCAGTTGGCCGTCTCCGTGGGGCTCTTCACCGCGGAGGTGATCCTCTACGCCACGGTGGCGGCGGTGGGCACCTTCACCATCCCCAGTCCCGAGCTGGGCAACTCCGTCCGGCTGATGCGCATCTTCCTGATCCTCCTGGTCTGGATCGGCGACTGGTACGGCCTGGCGGTCGGCGCGCTGGCGGAGTTCGCATGGGTCCTCAGGGGCCGCAGCTTCGGCGTCCCCTACCTCTGGCCCTACCTGCCGCCGGACTGGGCCTCCCTCCGGAACGTGGCGCTCCGCCTGCCGGCCCCGCGGACCCGCCAGCGCCCCGCCCGTCTCCAGCCGGTCGATCCGGACCGCCAGCCGGCGATGCAGCCGGCGGGGCGCCGTCTGCCCCAGATCCGGCTCCGGCGGCGGCTTCCCGGGCAGCGAAATTGA
- a CDS encoding SpoVA/SpoVAEb family sporulation membrane protein has product MTFLWAFLVGGALSALAQLVVDVGRMTPAQTLVGFVVLGGVASVLGLYAPLVRLAGAGATVPLTGFGHVLVQGTIADIARHGWMGIFSGGLEAAAVGVTVAIAFSYLVALLAQPKA; this is encoded by the coding sequence GTGACCTTCCTCTGGGCTTTCCTGGTGGGCGGCGCCCTGTCGGCCCTGGCGCAGCTGGTGGTGGACGTGGGCCGGATGACGCCGGCGCAGACGCTGGTGGGCTTCGTGGTGCTGGGCGGCGTGGCCAGCGTCCTCGGCCTGTACGCGCCGCTGGTGCGTCTGGCGGGGGCGGGCGCGACGGTGCCGCTGACCGGCTTCGGCCATGTCCTGGTGCAGGGCACCATCGCCGACATCGCGCGCCACGGGTGGATGGGCATCTTCAGCGGCGGGCTGGAGGCCGCGGCGGTGGGCGTCACCGTCGCCATCGCCTTCAGCTATCTGGTGGCGCTCCTGGCCCAGCCCAAGGCGTGA
- the spoVAD gene encoding stage V sporulation protein AD: MQAAERRVGTFTMAFRTPVAVEATASVAGPVEGKGPLAGYFDRVVEDKLFGHPTWESAEAAFLRQAVDLMLQKRGLKGQDLDYLVAGDLINQLGASSFAARAVDRPFLGLFGACATWAEALTVGALLVDGGYARRVGVAVSSHHEAAERQFRYPVEFGYQRPATATWTATGAAAALLVAEGEGPRITLATVGRVIDMGVKDPFDLGGAMAAAAADTVVHHLRDSGRSPDDYDLIATGDLGSYGLPLTADLVRDQGYNLGERAVDCGVLLYDRAQGVGAGASGTACSGMVTSGYLYREMLAGNLRSVLLVSTGALFSPTSYHQGESIPCVAHAVSIEWGVGGQ, translated from the coding sequence GTGCAGGCGGCGGAGCGGAGGGTGGGAACCTTCACCATGGCCTTTCGCACGCCGGTGGCCGTCGAGGCCACCGCCTCGGTGGCGGGTCCCGTCGAGGGGAAGGGACCGCTCGCTGGGTACTTCGACCGCGTGGTGGAGGACAAGCTGTTCGGGCACCCCACCTGGGAGAGCGCCGAGGCGGCCTTCCTCCGCCAGGCGGTGGACCTCATGCTCCAGAAGCGGGGCCTGAAGGGCCAGGACCTGGACTACCTGGTGGCGGGCGACCTGATCAACCAGCTGGGCGCCTCCTCCTTCGCGGCGAGGGCCGTGGACCGGCCCTTCCTGGGGCTCTTCGGGGCCTGCGCCACCTGGGCGGAGGCGCTGACCGTGGGGGCGCTCCTGGTGGACGGAGGGTACGCGCGCCGGGTGGGCGTGGCGGTCTCCAGCCACCACGAGGCAGCCGAACGCCAGTTCCGCTACCCGGTGGAGTTCGGCTACCAGCGCCCGGCCACCGCCACCTGGACGGCGACGGGGGCGGCGGCGGCGCTCCTGGTGGCGGAGGGGGAGGGGCCGCGCATCACGCTGGCCACCGTCGGCCGGGTGATCGACATGGGGGTGAAGGACCCCTTCGACCTGGGCGGCGCGATGGCCGCGGCCGCGGCCGACACGGTCGTCCACCACCTGCGCGACTCGGGACGGAGCCCGGACGACTACGACCTGATCGCCACCGGCGACCTGGGGAGCTACGGGCTGCCCCTCACCGCCGACCTCGTCCGCGACCAGGGCTACAACCTGGGCGAGAGGGCGGTCGACTGCGGCGTCCTCCTCTACGACCGGGCCCAGGGTGTGGGGGCGGGCGCCTCGGGCACCGCCTGCTCGGGGATGGTGACCAGCGGCTACCTCTATCGCGAGATGCTGGCGGGCAACCTGCGCAGCGTCCTGCTGGTCTCCACCGGGGCGCTCTTCAGCCCGACCAGCTACCACCAGGGCGAGAGCATCCCCTGCGTGGCGCACGCGGTCTCCATCGAGTGGGGAGTGGGTGGGCAGTGA
- a CDS encoding SpoVA/SpoVAEb family sporulation membrane protein: protein MEATKIDRLRFEEAHRRHTPPRPVLANVGRAFVVGGLICLLGEGVRQGMIAWLRLSPETAATPATAVMIALGAVLTGLGLWDRVARFGGMGASLPVTGFANAMVAPAMEFKRDGWVFGVGGRLFQLAGPVLLYGLLTSVLAGVYYYVLYAPR from the coding sequence ATGGAGGCGACCAAGATCGACCGCCTGCGCTTCGAGGAGGCGCACCGGCGCCACACCCCGCCGCGGCCGGTCCTGGCCAACGTCGGCCGCGCCTTTGTGGTGGGGGGGCTGATCTGCCTGCTGGGCGAGGGCGTCCGCCAGGGGATGATCGCCTGGCTGAGGCTCTCGCCCGAGACGGCGGCCACGCCGGCCACGGCGGTGATGATCGCCCTGGGGGCGGTGCTCACCGGTCTCGGTCTCTGGGATCGGGTGGCCCGCTTCGGCGGGATGGGGGCGAGCCTGCCGGTCACCGGCTTCGCCAACGCCATGGTGGCGCCGGCCATGGAGTTCAAGCGGGACGGGTGGGTCTTCGGCGTGGGCGGCCGTCTCTTCCAGCTGGCGGGCCCGGTCCTCCTCTACGGGCTCCTCACGTCGGTCCTCGCCGGGGTCTACTACTACGTCCTCTACGCGCCGCGCTGA
- a CDS encoding dodecin family protein, whose protein sequence is MAVVKIIELVGESPNSWQEAVQNAVTEAAKTVDHITGVEVLNATANVQNNRLTEFKANVKVAFLVDPNRRGGA, encoded by the coding sequence ATGGCCGTCGTCAAGATCATCGAGCTGGTCGGCGAGTCTCCCAACAGCTGGCAGGAAGCGGTGCAGAACGCGGTCACCGAAGCCGCCAAGACCGTCGACCACATCACCGGCGTCGAGGTGCTCAACGCCACCGCCAACGTCCAGAACAACCGGCTGACCGAGTTCAAGGCCAACGTCAAGGTGGCCTTCCTGGTCGACCCCAACCGGCGCGGAGGCGCCTGA
- a CDS encoding sigma-70 family RNA polymerase sigma factor yields MAPAETARPSGDAPGRSGPGGEGDAAELFRRWRRGDRAARDRLVELNLPLVRHLVERLPAGRGEREDLLQAGVVGLLKAIDGYDPGRGTRFSTYAVPTILGELRAYLRTASSPIHVSRDLRELAERARRLEAELTQARGRSPNVTELAERLGVERDRLLEALAAREGVRSLDAPLEEGEPEGSTLASLVGGDPPESEWLQSVQLRQAMERLEPRERILLQLRFFQDMTQQQVAERLGLSQVHVSRLERRALERLRRLLAS; encoded by the coding sequence GTGGCCCCCGCCGAGACGGCGCGTCCCTCCGGGGACGCGCCCGGACGCTCAGGCCCCGGCGGTGAGGGGGACGCGGCCGAGCTCTTCCGTCGCTGGCGCCGGGGGGACCGCGCCGCCCGCGACCGCCTGGTGGAGCTGAACCTGCCCCTGGTCCGCCACCTGGTGGAACGGCTTCCTGCAGGTCGTGGGGAGCGGGAGGACCTCCTCCAGGCGGGCGTGGTCGGCCTGCTCAAGGCGATCGACGGCTATGACCCCGGGCGCGGCACCCGCTTCTCCACCTACGCGGTGCCGACCATCCTGGGCGAGCTGCGCGCCTACCTGCGCACCGCCTCCTCGCCGATCCACGTCTCCCGCGACCTGCGCGAGCTGGCGGAACGGGCCCGCCGCCTGGAGGCGGAGCTGACCCAGGCCCGGGGGCGGAGCCCGAACGTGACCGAGCTGGCCGAGCGACTGGGCGTCGAGCGCGACCGGCTCCTGGAGGCGCTGGCCGCCCGGGAGGGCGTCCGCTCCCTGGACGCTCCCCTGGAGGAAGGGGAACCCGAAGGAAGCACGCTCGCCTCCCTGGTGGGCGGCGACCCGCCCGAGTCCGAGTGGCTCCAGTCGGTCCAGCTCCGCCAGGCGATGGAGCGCCTCGAACCGCGCGAACGCATCCTCCTCCAGCTTCGCTTCTTCCAGGACATGACCCAGCAGCAGGTGGCCGAGCGTCTCGGCCTCAGCCAGGTGCACGTCTCGCGCCTGGAGCGGCGCGCCCTGGAGCGTCTGCGGCGCCTGCTGGCCTCTTGA
- the spoIIAB gene encoding anti-sigma F factor — MAGETNRFVLDMPALPENVGLARLVVAGLAAQLPFTVSDVEELKVAVSEAVTNVVLHAYAGTDVAPEERLLQVRGLLFPDRIEVEVADWGRGIEDLDRAREPAFTTAPERMGLGFAFMESFADGVEVESRPGEGTRVRLVKRLQAEGAGAAGVAGSGTGSAGAG; from the coding sequence ATGGCCGGTGAGACCAACCGCTTCGTCCTGGACATGCCCGCCCTCCCGGAGAACGTGGGCCTGGCCCGCCTGGTGGTGGCCGGCCTCGCCGCCCAGCTCCCCTTCACGGTGAGCGACGTGGAGGAGCTGAAGGTGGCGGTCTCCGAGGCGGTGACCAACGTGGTCCTGCACGCCTACGCGGGCACCGACGTGGCCCCGGAGGAACGGCTGCTCCAGGTGCGCGGGCTTCTCTTCCCCGATCGGATCGAGGTGGAGGTGGCCGACTGGGGGCGTGGCATCGAGGACCTGGACCGCGCCCGCGAGCCCGCCTTCACCACGGCGCCCGAGCGGATGGGGCTGGGTTTCGCCTTCATGGAATCCTTCGCCGACGGGGTGGAGGTGGAGTCCCGGCCCGGCGAAGGGACCCGGGTCCGGCTGGTCAAGCGCCTCCAGGCGGAGGGCGCGGGCGCCGCAGGCGTGGCGGGCTCGGGCACGGGCTCGGCCGGCGCCGGGTGA
- a CDS encoding STAS domain-containing protein → MEIRESFDGRRVILHLEGEMDLHTAPLFRERLEEAVERYGVCDVVADLSAVTFIDSSGLGALLGRHRALRERGGALHLLAPGERLRSILDLAGLTRALDVWEELPRPAERREVRADGR, encoded by the coding sequence ATGGAGATCCGCGAAAGCTTCGACGGCCGCCGGGTGATCCTCCACCTGGAGGGCGAGATGGACCTGCACACGGCGCCGCTCTTCCGGGAGCGCCTGGAGGAGGCGGTGGAGCGCTACGGAGTCTGCGACGTGGTGGCCGACCTCTCGGCCGTCACCTTCATCGACTCCAGCGGCCTGGGCGCCCTGCTCGGCCGGCACCGGGCGCTCAGGGAGCGCGGCGGCGCGCTCCACCTCCTGGCCCCGGGCGAGCGGCTCCGCTCCATCCTCGACCTGGCGGGTCTGACGCGGGCGCTGGACGTCTGGGAGGAGCTCCCCCGCCCGGCGGAGCGCCGCGAGGTGCGCGCCGATGGCCGGTGA